From a region of the Mycobacterium intracellulare ATCC 13950 genome:
- a CDS encoding DUF732 domain-containing protein: MTRLLALLTVSLGITLAAPAHATPGEDEAPADDNNGSFLSDLHTVGISFKDPGQAVAAGKSVCGMITRGVSGLQLLTDIRDNNPALTTNGAAQFATISAKAYCPGQLEESKGKGGG; the protein is encoded by the coding sequence ATGACACGGCTGCTCGCGCTTCTCACCGTATCGCTGGGCATCACGCTCGCGGCACCCGCACACGCCACGCCGGGCGAGGACGAGGCACCCGCCGATGACAACAACGGATCCTTCCTGTCCGACCTCCACACCGTCGGGATCAGCTTCAAGGACCCCGGCCAGGCCGTCGCCGCGGGAAAGTCGGTGTGCGGCATGATCACTCGCGGCGTATCCGGCCTGCAACTCCTCACCGACATCCGCGACAACAACCCCGCCCTGACCACCAACGGCGCCGCCCAATTCGCCACGATATCGGCGAAGGCCTACTGCCCCGGGCAGCTCGAAGAGAGCAAGGGCAAAGGCGGGGGCTGA
- a CDS encoding NAD-dependent formate dehydrogenase, with translation MAKCVMVLYPDPVDGYPPAYARDSIPTIHGYPDGSTVPTPSTIDFTPGELLGCVSGALGLRKFFEDAGHELVVTSDKDGPDSEFERALPDAEIVISQPFWPAYLTKERIAKAPKLKLALTAGIGSDHVDLDAAKERGITVAEVTYSNSISVAEHAVMQILALVRNFVPSHRWAVEGGWNIADCVERAYDLEGMDVGVIAAGRIGRAVLRRLAPFDVNLHYTDTRRLAPEVEKELNVTFHPTVQELVRAVDVVSIHSPLYADTRAMFDEKLISTMRRGSYIVNTARAEETVPEAIADALRSGQLGGYAGDVWYPQPPPVAHPWRTMPNNAMTPHVSGTTLSAQARYAAGTREILESWFAGTPIRPEYLIVEGGRLAGTGALSYQK, from the coding sequence ATGGCCAAGTGTGTGATGGTGCTTTATCCCGACCCCGTCGACGGATACCCGCCGGCCTACGCGCGCGACAGCATCCCGACGATCCACGGATATCCCGACGGCAGCACCGTGCCGACTCCGTCAACGATCGATTTCACGCCCGGTGAGTTGCTTGGCTGCGTGTCGGGCGCCCTCGGGCTGCGCAAGTTTTTCGAAGACGCGGGCCACGAACTGGTGGTGACGTCGGACAAGGACGGACCCGACTCGGAGTTCGAACGCGCGTTGCCCGACGCCGAAATCGTGATCTCGCAACCGTTTTGGCCGGCCTACCTGACCAAGGAGCGCATCGCCAAGGCGCCCAAGCTCAAGCTGGCCCTGACCGCCGGCATCGGCTCGGACCACGTGGATCTGGATGCGGCCAAGGAGCGCGGGATCACCGTGGCGGAAGTGACCTACAGCAACAGCATCAGCGTCGCCGAGCACGCGGTGATGCAGATCCTGGCACTGGTCCGCAATTTCGTCCCGTCCCACCGGTGGGCCGTCGAGGGCGGCTGGAACATCGCCGACTGCGTCGAGCGCGCCTACGACCTCGAGGGCATGGACGTGGGTGTGATCGCCGCCGGACGGATCGGGCGTGCGGTGCTGCGCCGGTTGGCGCCGTTCGACGTCAACCTGCACTACACCGACACCCGCCGGTTGGCACCGGAGGTCGAAAAGGAACTGAACGTGACGTTCCATCCCACGGTGCAGGAGCTGGTGCGGGCGGTCGACGTGGTCTCGATCCACTCGCCGCTGTACGCGGACACCCGCGCGATGTTCGACGAGAAGCTGATCTCGACGATGCGGCGTGGCTCCTACATCGTCAACACCGCCCGCGCCGAGGAGACCGTCCCGGAAGCGATCGCCGACGCGCTGCGCAGCGGGCAACTCGGCGGTTACGCCGGCGACGTGTGGTACCCGCAGCCCCCGCCGGTCGCCCATCCGTGGCGGACGATGCCGAATAACGCGATGACGCCGCATGTTTCGGGGACGACCCTGTCGGCGCAGGCGCGCTACGCGGCCGGCACCCGGGAGATCCTGGAAAGCTGGTTCGCCGGCACGCCGATCCGTCCGGAGTACCTGATCGTCGAGGGCGGCAGGCTCGCGGGCACCGGGGCGCTGTCCTACCAGAAGTAG
- a CDS encoding LysR family transcriptional regulator, which yields MLFRQLEYFVALAQERHFARAARACYVSQPALSEAIRKLESELNVPLVRRGQRFEGLTPEGERLVPWARRILADRDSLKREVTALQAGLTGELRLGVVPAASTTVALLTDPFCAAHPLVRVRLEVNLRSAGIVERVRKFELDAGILYPDQQDTADLLVTPLYHEQPVLIAAAELLGGESDTIAWSDAVQLPLCLLTQGMRGRRVIDDALATHGLEVTPQLETDSVAALFAHVRTGRWASIVPQPWIHTLGIPAGASVLRLRRPSVTALIALVTNRAEPGSLLARALRRTAREARIGATLSERS from the coding sequence ATGCTGTTTCGTCAGCTGGAGTACTTCGTCGCGCTCGCGCAAGAGCGCCACTTCGCGCGCGCCGCGCGGGCGTGCTACGTGTCGCAGCCCGCGCTGTCGGAGGCCATCCGCAAGCTCGAATCCGAACTCAACGTCCCGCTGGTGCGGCGGGGGCAGCGGTTCGAAGGCCTCACCCCCGAAGGCGAGCGGCTGGTGCCCTGGGCGCGGCGCATCCTGGCCGACCGCGACTCGCTCAAACGGGAGGTCACCGCGCTGCAGGCCGGGCTGACCGGTGAGTTGCGGCTGGGGGTGGTCCCGGCCGCATCGACCACCGTTGCGCTGCTTACGGATCCGTTCTGTGCCGCGCATCCCCTGGTGCGGGTCCGGCTCGAGGTCAATCTGCGTTCGGCCGGCATCGTCGAACGCGTCCGCAAGTTCGAATTGGACGCGGGCATCCTCTATCCGGACCAACAGGACACGGCCGACCTGCTGGTCACGCCGCTCTACCACGAACAGCCGGTGCTCATCGCCGCCGCCGAGCTGCTGGGCGGCGAGTCGGACACCATCGCGTGGTCGGATGCCGTGCAGCTGCCGCTGTGCCTGCTCACCCAGGGCATGCGCGGGCGCCGGGTCATCGACGACGCGTTGGCCACCCACGGCCTCGAGGTGACACCGCAGCTGGAAACCGACTCCGTGGCAGCGTTGTTCGCGCACGTGCGCACCGGCCGGTGGGCGAGCATCGTGCCCCAACCGTGGATCCACACCCTGGGCATCCCCGCCGGGGCCAGCGTGCTGCGACTGCGCCGGCCCTCGGTCACCGCGCTGATCGCGTTGGTCACCAACCGGGCCGAGCCGGGTTCGTTGCTGGCGCGGGCGTTGCGGCGGACCGCGCGCGAGGCCCGCATCGGCGCCACGCTCTCCGAGCGGTCCTAG
- a CDS encoding hypervirulence associated TUDOR domain-containing protein: MAKQFEVGDHVRWNSEAGHVSGIVVKKHTRDTEYKGHKRHCTKDDPQYEIRSDKTDHVAMHKGDALEKID, from the coding sequence GTGGCCAAACAGTTCGAGGTCGGGGACCACGTCCGATGGAATTCGGAAGCCGGTCACGTCAGCGGCATCGTGGTCAAGAAGCACACCCGCGACACCGAGTACAAGGGCCACAAACGGCACTGCACGAAAGACGACCCGCAATACGAGATCAGAAGCGACAAAACCGACCACGTCGCGATGCACAAGGGCGACGCCCTGGAGAAGATCGACTAG
- a CDS encoding DUF488 domain-containing protein has translation MSDDGEIWTIGHWTCPVPTFLEPLDQARIDLLVDVRAQPGSRRNPQFGSAEMARWLGDAGIGYLHLPALGGRRGRQSVDPTINAGWQNASFKNYADYTLTDEYQRGLAELITLARSHRVAIMCGEPVPWRCHRQLIANSLVAQGWTVWHLISGSTPREHRLGQWGATPVVDERGRVTYPADAGGA, from the coding sequence ATGAGCGACGACGGCGAGATCTGGACGATCGGGCATTGGACATGCCCGGTGCCCACCTTCCTGGAACCCCTCGATCAGGCCCGCATCGACCTGCTCGTCGACGTGCGCGCCCAGCCCGGCTCGCGACGCAATCCCCAGTTCGGCAGTGCGGAGATGGCGCGCTGGCTCGGCGACGCCGGCATCGGCTACCTCCACCTTCCCGCGCTCGGGGGACGACGCGGCCGGCAAAGCGTCGACCCCACCATCAACGCGGGCTGGCAGAACGCCAGCTTCAAGAATTACGCCGATTACACCCTCACCGACGAATACCAGCGCGGCCTGGCGGAACTGATCACGCTCGCCCGCTCCCACCGCGTGGCGATCATGTGCGGTGAGCCCGTGCCGTGGCGATGCCATCGGCAATTGATCGCGAACAGCCTTGTCGCCCAGGGCTGGACGGTATGGCACCTCATCAGCGGATCCACGCCGCGTGAGCATCGACTCGGGCAATGGGGCGCCACACCCGTCGTCGACGAGCGCGGGCGGGTGACGTACCCGGCGGACGCCGGCGGTGCCTGA
- a CDS encoding helix-turn-helix transcriptional regulator, translating into MDQLQRDAAGIGALADPVRYELYQFVCSQPGPVSRDQAAEVVGIARHQAKFHLDRLTDEGLLECDYARLTGRTGPGAGRTSKLYRRVRRDIAVSLPQRQYELAGRLMGRAIVQSQQSGAPVVEVLHRNAHDYGRSIAESALSAARRRPADARAALKLVARLLREYGYEPGHDDDGVYLVNCPFHALAQEQTELACGMNHALINGMVDAMTPRCLDARLQPTPGRCCVVVAASAD; encoded by the coding sequence ATGGACCAACTGCAACGCGATGCCGCCGGAATCGGCGCCCTCGCCGACCCCGTGCGCTACGAGCTGTATCAGTTTGTGTGTTCGCAGCCCGGACCGGTGAGCCGCGATCAGGCGGCCGAAGTGGTGGGAATCGCCCGGCACCAGGCGAAGTTTCATCTCGACCGGCTGACGGACGAAGGCCTGCTGGAATGTGACTACGCCCGGTTGACCGGCCGGACCGGCCCGGGAGCGGGGCGCACCTCGAAGCTGTACCGACGTGTCCGTCGCGACATCGCCGTGAGTTTGCCGCAACGTCAGTACGAGTTGGCCGGGCGGCTGATGGGCCGGGCCATCGTCCAATCCCAGCAGAGCGGCGCGCCCGTCGTAGAGGTGTTGCACCGCAACGCCCACGACTACGGCCGGAGCATCGCGGAGAGCGCGCTGAGCGCGGCCCGCCGGCGGCCGGCCGACGCGCGTGCGGCGCTGAAACTGGTGGCACGCTTGTTGCGGGAGTATGGCTATGAACCGGGTCACGACGACGACGGCGTGTACCTGGTCAACTGCCCGTTCCATGCGCTGGCTCAGGAACAGACCGAATTGGCCTGCGGCATGAACCACGCGCTGATCAACGGGATGGTCGACGCGATGACCCCGCGTTGCCTGGATGCCCGGCTGCAGCCGACGCCGGGCCGGTGCTGTGTGGTGGTCGCAGCAAGCGCTGACTAG
- the usfY gene encoding protein UsfY: MGDTHHDPTDRHRTAHPRAGLTMKDNFFWPGFILLGVALCGIIASLAVAAYQHYEWLSTVAIIALLATVAATLWFVVELRRVTLLENQQDW, translated from the coding sequence ATGGGAGACACACATCACGACCCGACCGATCGTCATCGGACGGCGCATCCGCGCGCCGGTCTCACGATGAAGGACAACTTCTTTTGGCCCGGGTTCATTCTGCTGGGGGTCGCATTGTGCGGCATCATCGCCAGCTTGGCCGTCGCCGCCTACCAGCATTACGAATGGCTCAGCACGGTGGCGATCATCGCGCTACTCGCCACCGTCGCCGCAACCTTGTGGTTCGTTGTGGAACTTCGCCGGGTCACGCTGTTGGAGAATCAACAAGACTGGTAG
- a CDS encoding DUF309 domain-containing protein, translated as MTERDRDESGRPRSARPRDALGRPLPPGSEGVPRIPDDLALAPVETLAYAQDLLDRGLAFNAHEVLEAAWKNGPADEQALWQGLTQLAVGITHAQRGNVKGATTLLSRARAHLAQQDRPAPHAVDAAGLVDFADALIDALAAGADITAPRLRPRLTA; from the coding sequence ATGACCGAGCGTGATCGCGACGAATCGGGCCGGCCCCGCAGCGCCCGACCCCGCGACGCCCTGGGCCGGCCCCTGCCGCCGGGCAGCGAAGGCGTTCCACGCATTCCGGACGACCTGGCGCTGGCGCCGGTCGAGACGCTGGCGTACGCCCAGGATCTGCTGGACCGAGGCCTCGCCTTCAACGCCCATGAGGTGCTCGAGGCCGCCTGGAAGAACGGACCGGCCGACGAGCAGGCCCTGTGGCAAGGCCTGACGCAGCTCGCGGTGGGGATCACCCACGCGCAGCGTGGCAACGTCAAGGGTGCGACCACGCTGCTCAGCCGTGCCCGCGCCCATCTGGCGCAGCAGGATCGGCCGGCGCCGCACGCGGTTGATGCGGCCGGGCTGGTGGACTTCGCCGATGCGCTGATCGACGCCCTCGCCGCCGGGGCGGATATCACCGCGCCGCGGCTACGGCCCCGCCTGACGGCCTGA
- a CDS encoding acetolactate synthase large subunit — protein MSRAAELIVKCLENEGVSVVFGVPGEENIRFVQALAASPIRYVLTRHEQAASFMAEMYGRVTGRAAVVSATLGPGAINMQLGVADATTNSTPLVAISAQVGHDREFKESHQYVDLVSMFAPITRWAAGIPTPRAIPEMVRKAFKLAESERPAAVYLAVPEHIDADEKDYDLGPLPRNVVRPDAPAPRQVERAVAILRNAKRPVVLAGHGAARADATKALVRFSDEFGIQVANTFHGKGVMPDDHRNSIGTLGFMRHDYVNFGFDNADVVIAVGYELQEFDPVRINPQADKKIIHIHRFPAEVDAHYSVDVGIIGDISDSLNALTDALSGHSFSHAADVPGSGLLAEEFARGQQDSRYPLAPARVVADTRAALGRSDVVLVDTGATKMWMARLYPTYEKNTCLISNGLSTMSFALPGALGVKLAQPESKVLAVVGDGAFLMNSQEIETAVRERIPLVVLIWEDGGYGLIEWKMDLELGAHYYVKFNNPDVVTYAESFGAKGYRITHADELLPTLRAALDDEGVSLISCPVDYSENLRLTDRLGELDETL, from the coding sequence ATGAGCAGAGCCGCCGAGTTGATCGTCAAGTGCCTGGAAAACGAGGGCGTTTCCGTCGTGTTCGGGGTGCCCGGCGAGGAGAACATCCGATTCGTGCAGGCCCTGGCGGCGTCGCCCATCCGCTACGTGCTCACCCGGCACGAGCAGGCCGCGTCCTTCATGGCCGAGATGTACGGCCGGGTCACCGGCCGGGCGGCGGTGGTGTCGGCCACCCTGGGGCCCGGCGCGATCAACATGCAGCTCGGCGTCGCCGACGCCACCACCAACAGCACCCCGCTGGTCGCCATCTCCGCGCAGGTGGGCCACGACCGGGAGTTCAAGGAGTCACACCAATACGTCGACCTGGTGTCGATGTTCGCCCCGATCACCCGGTGGGCGGCCGGCATCCCGACCCCGCGCGCCATCCCGGAGATGGTGCGCAAGGCGTTCAAGCTCGCCGAGTCCGAACGCCCGGCCGCGGTCTATCTCGCGGTGCCCGAGCACATCGACGCCGACGAGAAGGATTACGACCTGGGGCCGTTGCCGCGCAACGTCGTGCGCCCCGACGCTCCGGCGCCCCGCCAGGTGGAACGCGCCGTCGCAATCCTGCGCAACGCCAAGCGCCCGGTGGTGCTGGCCGGGCACGGCGCCGCGCGCGCCGACGCCACCAAAGCCCTGGTGCGCTTCTCCGACGAGTTCGGCATCCAGGTGGCCAACACCTTCCACGGCAAGGGCGTCATGCCCGACGACCACCGCAACAGCATCGGCACGCTGGGCTTCATGCGGCACGACTACGTCAACTTCGGGTTCGACAACGCCGACGTCGTCATCGCCGTCGGCTACGAGTTGCAGGAATTCGACCCGGTCCGCATCAACCCCCAGGCCGACAAGAAGATCATCCACATTCACCGGTTCCCCGCCGAGGTCGACGCGCACTACTCGGTCGACGTGGGGATCATCGGGGACATCAGCGATTCGCTGAACGCCCTCACCGACGCGCTCTCCGGTCACAGCTTCAGCCACGCCGCCGACGTGCCCGGGTCGGGCCTGCTCGCCGAGGAATTCGCCCGGGGGCAACAGGATTCGCGCTACCCGCTGGCGCCGGCGCGGGTGGTCGCCGACACCCGCGCGGCGCTGGGCCGCAGCGACGTCGTCCTGGTCGACACCGGCGCCACCAAGATGTGGATGGCCCGGCTCTACCCGACGTATGAAAAGAACACCTGCCTGATCTCAAACGGCCTGTCCACCATGAGCTTCGCCCTTCCCGGGGCGCTCGGCGTCAAGCTGGCGCAGCCGGAGTCCAAGGTGCTGGCCGTCGTCGGCGACGGCGCGTTCCTGATGAACTCGCAGGAGATCGAGACCGCCGTGCGCGAGCGGATACCGCTGGTCGTGCTGATCTGGGAGGACGGCGGGTACGGCCTCATCGAATGGAAGATGGATCTCGAGCTCGGGGCGCACTACTACGTGAAATTCAACAACCCGGACGTGGTGACGTACGCGGAAAGCTTCGGCGCCAAGGGATATCGGATCACTCATGCCGACGAACTGCTCCCGACGCTGCGCGCCGCGCTCGACGACGAGGGCGTCTCGTTGATCAGCTGCCCGGTCGACTACTCGGAGAACCTGCGGCTGACCGACCGGCTCGGCGAGCTGGACGAAACGCTGTGA
- a CDS encoding NADP-dependent succinic semialdehyde dehydrogenase: protein MPIATINPATGETVKTFTPATDQEVDAAIARAYERFLDYRHNTTFAQRAGWANATADLLEAEADDVAAMMTLEMGKTLKSAKAEVLKCAKGFRYYAEHAEQLLADEPADAKAVGAKKAYIRYQPLGVVLAVMPWNFPLWQAVRFAAPALMAGNVGILKHASNVPQSALYLSDVITRGGFPEGCFQTLLVSSGAVERILRDPRVAAATLTGSEPAGQSVAAIAGDEIKPTVLELGGSDPFIVMPSADLDEAAKTAVTARVQNNGQSCIAAKRFIVHTDIYDAFVDKFTERMQALTVGDPTDPDTDVGPLATESGRDEIAKQVDDAAAAGATIRLGGKPIDGPGWFYPPTVVTDITKDMALYTEEVFGPVASMYRAADIDEAIEIANATTFGLGSNAWTNDEAEQQRFIDDIEAGQVFINGMTVSYPELGFGGVKRSGYGRELAGLGIRAFVNAKTVWVGESESGSSSGDDKVE from the coding sequence GTGCCCATCGCCACCATTAACCCGGCTACCGGCGAGACGGTGAAAACCTTCACCCCGGCCACCGATCAAGAAGTCGATGCCGCGATCGCCCGTGCCTACGAACGCTTCCTCGACTACCGCCACAACACCACGTTTGCCCAGCGCGCGGGGTGGGCAAACGCCACCGCCGACCTGCTGGAAGCGGAGGCCGACGACGTCGCCGCCATGATGACGCTGGAGATGGGCAAGACCCTGAAATCGGCCAAGGCCGAGGTGTTGAAGTGCGCCAAGGGTTTTCGGTACTACGCCGAGCACGCCGAGCAGCTGCTCGCCGACGAGCCGGCCGACGCCAAGGCGGTGGGCGCGAAGAAGGCCTACATCCGCTATCAACCGCTCGGCGTCGTGCTGGCGGTGATGCCCTGGAACTTCCCGCTGTGGCAGGCCGTGCGGTTCGCCGCCCCGGCGCTGATGGCCGGCAACGTCGGGATCCTCAAGCACGCCTCGAACGTCCCCCAGAGCGCGCTGTACCTTTCCGACGTCATCACCCGCGGGGGCTTCCCCGAGGGCTGCTTCCAGACCCTGCTGGTCTCCTCGGGCGCCGTCGAGCGCATCCTGCGCGACCCGCGCGTCGCGGCGGCCACCCTGACCGGTAGCGAGCCGGCCGGCCAATCGGTGGCGGCCATCGCCGGCGACGAGATCAAGCCGACGGTGCTCGAGCTCGGCGGCAGCGACCCGTTCATCGTGATGCCCTCGGCGGACCTGGACGAGGCCGCCAAGACCGCGGTCACCGCACGGGTGCAGAACAACGGCCAATCCTGCATCGCCGCAAAGCGGTTCATCGTCCACACCGACATCTACGACGCGTTCGTCGACAAGTTCACCGAGCGCATGCAGGCGCTCACCGTCGGCGACCCGACCGACCCCGACACCGACGTGGGCCCGCTGGCCACCGAGTCCGGCCGCGACGAGATCGCCAAGCAGGTCGACGACGCCGCCGCCGCGGGCGCCACCATCCGCCTCGGCGGAAAGCCCATCGACGGGCCGGGGTGGTTCTACCCGCCCACGGTGGTGACCGACATCACCAAGGACATGGCCCTCTACACCGAGGAGGTGTTCGGCCCCGTCGCGTCGATGTACCGGGCGGCCGACATCGACGAGGCCATCGAGATCGCCAACGCCACCACGTTCGGCCTGGGGTCCAACGCCTGGACCAACGACGAGGCCGAGCAGCAGCGCTTCATCGACGACATCGAGGCCGGCCAGGTCTTCATCAACGGGATGACGGTGTCCTACCCCGAGCTGGGGTTCGGCGGCGTCAAACGGTCCGGCTACGGACGCGAACTCGCGGGCCTGGGCATCCGCGCGTTCGTCAACGCCAAGACCGTCTGGGTCGGCGAATCCGAAAGCGGCTCCTCGTCGGGCGACGACAAGGTCGAGTGA
- a CDS encoding R2-like ligand-binding oxidase — protein sequence MNRTRIASMAEGGLNWDSLPLKLFAGGNAKFWNPADIDFSRDREDWERLTEDERSYATRLCAEFIAGEESVTQDIQPFMAAMRAEGRLGDEMYLTQFAFEEAKHVQVFRMWLDAVGITEDLHYFLDDVPTYRTIFYEELPACLNALTLDPSPAAQVRASVTYNHMVEGMLALTGYFGWHKICVERGILPGMQELVRRIGDDERRHMAWGTFTCRRHVAADDANWGVFETRMNELMPLGLRLIEEGFALYDPMPFGLSVDEFMQYASDKGMRRFGTISSARGRPLGEIDLDYSPLQLEDTFADEDEKALAGASA from the coding sequence ATGAATCGAACCCGAATCGCCTCGATGGCCGAGGGCGGTCTCAACTGGGATAGCTTGCCGCTCAAGCTGTTTGCGGGCGGCAACGCGAAATTCTGGAATCCGGCCGACATTGATTTCTCCCGCGACCGGGAGGACTGGGAACGCCTCACCGAGGACGAACGCAGCTATGCGACGCGGTTGTGCGCCGAGTTCATCGCCGGCGAGGAATCGGTGACCCAGGACATCCAGCCGTTCATGGCCGCGATGCGGGCCGAAGGCCGGCTGGGTGACGAGATGTACCTGACGCAGTTCGCCTTCGAGGAAGCCAAGCACGTCCAGGTGTTCCGCATGTGGCTCGACGCCGTCGGCATCACCGAGGACCTGCACTACTTCCTCGACGACGTCCCGACCTACCGCACCATCTTCTACGAGGAACTGCCGGCGTGTCTGAACGCGCTGACGCTCGATCCGTCGCCGGCCGCCCAGGTGCGGGCGTCGGTGACCTACAACCACATGGTCGAAGGCATGTTGGCGCTGACCGGCTACTTCGGCTGGCACAAGATCTGCGTGGAACGCGGCATCCTGCCCGGCATGCAGGAGCTGGTCCGGCGGATCGGCGACGACGAGCGCCGCCACATGGCGTGGGGCACTTTCACCTGCCGTCGCCACGTGGCCGCCGACGACGCCAACTGGGGCGTCTTCGAAACGCGCATGAACGAACTCATGCCGCTCGGGCTGCGGCTGATCGAGGAGGGCTTCGCCCTCTACGACCCGATGCCGTTCGGCCTGTCGGTCGACGAGTTCATGCAGTACGCCTCCGACAAGGGGATGCGGCGGTTCGGCACCATCTCCAGCGCCCGCGGCCGGCCGCTCGGCGAGATCGACCTGGACTACTCGCCGCTGCAGCTCGAGGACACGTTCGCCGACGAGGACGAAAAGGCGCTGGCGGGCGCGTCGGCCTAG